The Plasmodium sp. gorilla clade G2 genome assembly, contig: PADLG01_00_38, whole genome shotgun sequence sequence CTCAAGTTGATAATTACAAGGCAGATATGGAAGAAGAAAAGGAcgtaaatataaatcaaatgATTAAAGAATCTGAAAAAGTATCAGAAATAAGTAGTGACACAACTGCATCTCATTCTGAGAAACCTAATGATGAAGAACTACTTGTGAATGTAGTAGATTCAAAAAATGCACAAAAAGAAGGTGATTCAATTCAAACCATTCCTGATGTTTCAAATTCTGAAAATGAGGTGAATAACGATAATACGTTAAGTAAAGATGGTTTTTCTGAAATAGAAAAACCTGTTAGTGAAATAGATGAAAATGCAAAGggattattaaatgaaaaaagaacaGAGGGTGATAATGCGCTAGTTCAAAATAAGATTGAACATGATATACAGAATACAGAAGTTATAGATCAGATTAAAGGCAAAAGAGATtatgaagaagatgaaaaagTTAATTTTGTGAGATTAcctgaaaaaaatgaagaacaaAGAAGTGACGTTACAAAGGGAATTGTTCCTGGTAGTGTTGATGTAATTGAAAAAACGTCACATGAAAGTTTAGATTCTCATGAAAAAAATCAAGAAGAATTAAAAGTGTCTGAAGATATAGAATATCCTGTTGGAACAGATATATCAGGAATTGATAGTGAAACTCGTGATTCAGTTACGATTTATCAAAAACCTACAGATACTTTTGTAGAAAATGTATATGGATTATCACAGGATTATAAATCATTATCTGAGAacgagaaaaaaattatcataaatGAACCAAAGGAAAAATTGCAAAATCTTTTAGGAGGAATGGTTCATGTTttacaaaacaaaaatatagatgATGATCAATCGGGTAGATCATCTATACcattatatgataaagaattagttgatgataaaaatcatttaaatgataattcttataataataatataaataatgaagttCAATGTGAAAAAAATTGTGGACGAAAAGAAAATGTTTCATCATTTGATGATACGGTTACATTAAAAGATGTTAAACAAAATAGGGAAGATACGGAGGAAACAAAATTgatagaaaatgaaaaaatagataATACAAAAGTAAAAGATGGAATTCATATGACATCATATAACAAGCCATCTAATATTTTGGTACcataattatgatgatattaaaaaggaagcaataaaaaatgaagaaaaaaagataCAGAACAATCCAAGAAAGAAGAGAAAGATGTAAAACATTATGATTCAgagaatgataataataatttaagtaattatacaaaaattaaggaaaatattgaaaagttttataaatatataaaaaatatattgaatttaactgatataaataatgatatagaaaaaaaggaTATGCAAAggtataatttaaataattatactaATATCAAAGGGAATATGCTTTTTGAATATTCAAAAGAATCAGACTATGATAAGAATGAATTATTTCAAAGAGAAAACATATCAGAATATCATAATAGGAGTAATAACAATAAGGAAAGTTcaaatatagataattattattatagggATGTTAATAAAATACGAGaagatataattaatttatctaaaaagaaaaaaaaatgtattaatgATACATCATCTGAATATTGTGAATCTATAATAGGTCTTCCTATTTTATCAAGTAGCATTTCTAAGGATgagataaaatatttatgttgctctattttatattactGTTTAATACATTTTGATAACACTTCTtctgaatattataattgtattacaaatgaaattaatgatccattttataaaatttttcgAGAAGTAACAagtatgatatataatatataaataaatatatatatatatatattgttataatattctaTGCATATATTTCCTACAGATATATCCTATTATAATGGAAAATGGCTCTTAATgttattcctttttattattttttttaatcatgGTTCTAATCAAACggtataagaaaaaaaaaaaaaataaaataataaaataataaaataataaaataataaaataatgtaatataatataaaattacattacattaaaaaaaaaaaaaaaaaaaaaaaaaaaaaggaaaatatgtgtatagaaaaaaaatgcatTGCCTATAGATTtgtttgtttctttttttttttatatatatacattagtATATAAtccattatattattttattttgtagtTCTGAGAAAGACACATCAGTAATGGATGAAGTTGATTTTATGactgaaaaaaataatgatgattacCATTTAggtaataattaaaaaaataaatgaatatagagtaaaattttataagtaCAAATAAATCTTAAAAAAAGATAGGATGCATCAATTATGGCCTTATTTtggttttataataattttctaattttttttttttttttttttttacagaTAGGgaagaattagaaaaaaacaattcTACTTTTTATTTGTACTAATATTAGAatgaaaaaatgtaaataaaaaaaaaattattgaatatatatatatatatatatatatatatatatatattaattataaatgtgaaatgaatttataatttatcattACTTGGAATActctaaatatataacattttattgtaaacataaagaataaattaaaaaaactacataataataaaaataatctaaaaatttaaaaattttattacaaattataaattctaataaatttatatatttctaagaatatatttatgtgtataaatatataactatattattatagtaGAATAAATGTgtagaaaaatattacatatatatataatattaaacatTTATTGAAAAACTtcaactattattattattatatatattttttatattttttatattttatattttataaaaaagaaaaagaattcatagataaataatttattatagcctacagataatattaataaaaggtatatattttgttttaagataaaacaatatgaatggtttatatattatgttatcagaaggaaaaaaaaaaaaaataatatatatattatatagtttAAAATgctgataaatatataattcttacttctatttatatatttatttttatttaatgttGGATTCATTCAATAAGGAAAAGagaaaaaccaaaaaaaattgttatatatttctgaatatgaatttttctaagatatataataatttaattttacatataaaaaattatttcattatcattGAAATAAATTCCAaatattgtaatataaatacatttgataaatatgaaaaagaaagaaaatatacaaaattattaaattttgtatattataaattttatttaacatTTATTGTTGGGttgttatatgtatttttattggtaagaatttttgtttttttttaattaaaatgtgtaataaatatttgacaatatatatatatatatatatatatatatatataattatttttatttttatgtttttatagaatatattaattaaacgAGGTCGTTCAAAAAATGGTGTGCATTTTACTAATATTAGATGTGTAAGGATTTTCTccgaaaatataaaaaatattgatgaaATATCCAAGAATATATTcttgtataatataaaaaaggatgatattttatataggGATTCattagataaaataaatgaaatagataataaaataaagtataATTCGTTAAAGGAAGAAGATATAATCCTCTTAAAAGAAGGTAAGTATAAGAATGATTATAgtgatattaatttattaaataaaaataatgtgtATAAAAATGTTGATGAATCTTTTAGAAATTAccataaaacaaataataataaagataaaaatgtgaatattaaatcttatatatataattgggAATTAGGTCAGAAAtccttaataaaaatgttagaTTATGcagataatttttattttaatggTGTGAAATATAGTGATTGGAAATTAACATCTATGAGAagatttaatttaaataataatgttttgAAGGAtcataaaacatataaaactataattaattcaaaaaaaaaaaaggatgataagaaaaaagtaaaattatttataaaaaaaatacctaTTGATATATGGGTAGAACAATTTAATTTGATGAAAGAATATGAAGGAGAATATTTAatagataaagaaaattatgtAATGGAAGCAGTTTCTTTAGCTTTTTTGAATGAATATTATCCAGGAATAACAcctaaattttataaaatattatatgagtcagataaaaaaaatatgaaagaaaagaattacgaaaaatataaatttcatgatttaaatgaattaaatgatatattaacaaaagaattagaaaataatattaatggtaATATAGTATTAATATCTG is a genomic window containing:
- a CDS encoding serine/threonine protein kinase, FIKK family, putative; this encodes MNFSKIYNNLILHIKNYFIIIEINSKYCNINTFDKYEKERKYTKLLNFVYYKFYLTFIVGLLYVFLLNILIKRGRSKNGVHFTNIRCVRIFSENIKNIDEISKNIFLYNIKKDDILYRDSLDKINEIDNKIKYNSLKEEDIILLKEGKYKNDYSDINLLNKNNVYKNVDESFRNYHKTNNNKDKNVNIKSYIYNWELGQKSLIKMLDYADNFYFNGVKYSDWKLTSMRRFNLNNNVLKDHKTYKTIINSKKKKDDKKKVKLFIKKIPIDIWVEQFNLMKEYEGEYLIDKENYVMEAVSLAFLNEYYPGITPKFYKILYESDKKNMKEKNYEKYKFHDLNELNDILTKELENNINGNIVLISEFFGENVFDYIKRKKNSIFVVSDISNEDKKKILYNSLNLLMRLHNAGLTHLDLSPDNMLISPKNYEMRLCDLAQTTPMYTNKLRHKEKVKFIQPFESFEPCIGKIEYIPPECWKIVWKYKLNKIKNPIEYLKNISNQEERKKYYYDVACADKYMLGIFFIWMWNNGFIWKCSDPIQDKIFQIFIKSNMDLNTFIMTKSWPHELNNLINKLLHMDHRKTVKLSDLCRHPWWSSKY